In the Brassica napus cultivar Da-Ae chromosome A7, Da-Ae, whole genome shotgun sequence genome, one interval contains:
- the LOC106428211 gene encoding rhamnogalacturonate lyase-like, whose amino-acid sequence MAKKLIALAFTLIILFAIHNNSRFFVLIFLLPGVHSRTSRNKLGIAKPEQKLASGRLTLKKVGPNQVVVDNGIIQVTFSSPQGLITGIKYKGFDNVLNNKIKNRGYWDVMWYEPGQEQLIDLLEGVKFNVINQTSEHVEISFSRAWKISQRGSLVPLNVDKRYIIRRGVSGIYMYAVLEKLKGWPTVDMDQTRIVFKLNTKFDFMAISDQRQKIMPSEIDRDITNKRANPLAYKEAVRFVNPQNRIFKGQVDDKYMYSMENKDNKVHGWISSDQRVGFWMITPSDEFRVCGPLKQELTSHVGPTTLSMFTSLHYAGKDMNTTYTSMEPWKKVYGPVFVYLNSASSTNLLWTDAKRQMVEEVHSWPYDFVKSVDYPLHQQRGTVKGQFFVMDRYISNKSKLFGKFAFVGLAVPGEAGSWQTENKGYQFWTTADRMGIFTITNVRPGSYNLYAWVSGHIGDYKYERDITITPGREIDVGAILYEPPRIGATLWEIGKPDRTAAEFYIPDPDPILSTKLYLNNSYQPQDRFRQYGLWDRYTALYPRNDLVYIVGVSDYKKDWFYAHVTRNAGNGTYQATTWQIVFSLKAVIKTGNYTFRMALAAATTANLSVRINEPKSKPIFLIGLIGQDNAIARHGIHGLYNLYDINVGGNLLRVGNNTIFLTQDRRWGSFTGVMYDYLRLESPPEV is encoded by the exons ATGGCAAAGAAACTAATAGCTCTCGCATTCACTCTTATAATTCTCTTCGCT ATTCATAATAACTCGCgtttttttgttctaattttCCTTCTTCCAGGTGTTCATTCCCGAACGTCAAG AAACAAGTTAGGCATCGCAAAGCCGGAACAGAAGCTCGCATCTGGCCGGCTTACGCTTAAAAAAGTTGGTCCTAACCAA GTGGTCGTTGATAACGGTATCATCCAAGTTACCTTCTCAAGTCCACAAGGTTTAATAACTGGAATCAAGTACAAGGGCTTTGACAATGTGTTGaacaacaaaattaaaaatcgtGG GTATTGGGACGTAATGTGGTATGAACCAGGACAAGAACAACTAATCGATCT TTTAGAAGGAGTAAAATTCAACGTCATAAATCAAACAAGTGAGCATGTCGAGATTTCATTTTCACGAGCTTGGAAGATTTCTCAACGTGGCTCACTGGTCCCGTTAAATGTAGACAAACG atataTCATTCGAAGAGGGGTATCTGGAATATACATGTACGCTGTGTTAGAGAAGTTAAAAGGCTGGCCAACTGTGGACATGGACCAAACAAGGATCGTCTTCAAGCTTAACACAAA ATTTGATTTTATGGCTATATCTGATCAACGGCAAAAAATTATGCCTTCTGAAATCGACCGAGATATTACTAATAAGCGTGCTAATCCATTAGCTTATAAAGAAGCTGTTCGTTTTGTAAATCCCCAAAATCGTATATTTAAAGGGCAG GTTGACGATAAGTATATGTATTCGATGgaaaacaaagacaacaaagtACATGGCTGGATCTCGTCCGACCAACGTGTCGGCTTCTGGATGATTACTCCCAGCGATGAGTTCCGTGTCTGTGGGCCCCTCAAACAAGAACTAACTTCTCATGTTGGACCCACCACACTCTCC ATGTTTACAAGTTTACATTACGCGGGGAAAGATATGAACACAACTTATACAAGCATGGAGCCGTGGAAGAAGGTGTATGGTCCTGTCTTTGTTTATCTCAACTCTGCCTCCTCTACTAATCTTCTCTGGACCGATGCTAAACGACAG ATGGTTGAGGAGGTCCATAGTTGGCCATATGATTTCGTGAAGTCAGTTGATTACCCTCTTCATCAACAAAGAGGGACGGTCAAAGGTCAATTCTTTGTAATGGACAG ATACATAAGCAA CAAGTCGAAGTTATTTGGGAAATTTGCTTTTGTGGGTTTAGCAGTGCCCGGTGAAGCTGGTTCATGGCAAACCGAAAACAAG GGATATCAATTTTGGACAACAGCAGACAGAATGGGGATATTCACAATAACGAATGTGAGACCAGGGAGTTATAATCTCTATGCATGGGTTTCTGGACATATTGGTGACTATAAATACGAGCGTGACATTACCATCACACCAG GCAGGGAGATAGACGTAGGAGCCATACTGTATGAACCGCCCAGAATCGGCGCTACACTGTGGGAAATCGGAAAACCAGACCGGACTGCTGCAGAGTTCTATATCCCAGATCCGGACCCAATCCTTTCGACCAAACTCTATCTTAATAACTCTTATCAACCTCAAGACCG atttagACAATATGGTCTATGGGATCGGTACACTGCTTTGTATCCTCGAAATGATCTTGTTTATATTGTTGGAGTAAGTGATTATAAAAAAGACTGGTTCTATGCACATGTGACCAG aAATGCTGGAAATGGGACATATCAAGCAACGACATGGCAAATTGTGTTTAGTTTGAAAGCAGTGATTAAAACTGGAAACTACACGTTTCGAATGGCTTTGGCTGCAGCCACGACTGCAAATTTATCTGTTCGGATCAACGAGCCTAAGTCCAAACCTATTTTCTTGATTGGGCTAATAGGTCAAGATAACGCGATCGCTAGACATGGGATTCATGGGTTATACAACTTGTATGATATCAATGTTGGTGGAAACTTACTTAGGGTTGGTAATAATACGATTTTTCTCACTCAAGATCGGAGATGGGGTTCGTTTACAGGTGTTATGTATGATTATCTACGTCTGGAAAGTCCTCCGGaagtttga
- the LOC106353163 gene encoding F-box/LRR-repeat protein At3g59190 — MSSKKMDTGSEDLISSLPDALICHILSFLSTKDAALTSVLSKRWRHLLAFVTNLDLDNTIYDRPKMGRKRRRHLRKSFKLFVERVMALQGNAPLNRFSLRCKIACVTSRVNRWVLKALERGVVDLDLYISSEHEYPLPPQVLISKTLVKLKLAGTDEFIIDVREVSLPKLKTLHMNDVSFADESGAAFGKLVSGCHVLEELVMVKMTWDFCGACSVSNPTLKRLIIYCEYDDENPESVSLDTPSLVYLELTDTVAAKYPKMNLDSLVEASVGIRMTPDQVFRGRDLVNRHYGYKLRKDVSATDFLMGISHVKILYLSSQALEVLTFCCKVIPVFNNLIHLTIETDQDVDWESLPNLLKNCPNLETLVFEGLHYGDTNQCFDDGYRFKDTNECFVTGADRCVCKPWLGTPSWLSSSPVKKLKVLKFGEITNYKDDMDKQLDLINHFVQTMPNLEEVVLYYDTPFDSDLEIVSNGFQQLEKVASTRCKIQVVSDSISFTTTVHSSSSSSTSGLVFFKNTFPV; from the exons ATGAGTTCGAAAAAGATGGACACTGGCTCCGAAGACTTGATCAGCAGCCTACCAGACGCGCTTATCTGCCACATCTTATCCTTCCTCTCCACAAAGGATGCAGCTTTGACCTCAGTCCTCTCCAAAAGGTGGAGACATCTTCTCGCTTTCGTAACGAATCTCGATCTCGACAACACCATCTACGACCGTCCTAAAATGGGTAGAAAGAGGAGGCGCCATTTGCGTAAAAGCTTCAAGCTTTTTGTGGAAAGAGTCATGGCCTTACAAGGGAACGCTCCGTTGAACAGATTCTCTCTAAGGTGTAAGATTGCTTGTGTTACATCTCGTGTCAACCGTTGGGTACTCAAAGCGTTGGAGCGTGGTGTAGTTGATCTTGATCTATACATCTCTTCGGAACACGAGTATCCTTTGCCTCCACAGGTGTTGATAAGCAAGACGTTGGTTAAGCTTAAACTAGCTGGTACGGATGAGTTCATCATTGATGTCAGAGAAGTTTCACTTCCAAAGCTCAAGACTTTGCATATGAATGATGTTTCCTTTGCTGATGAGAGTGGTGCTGCGTTTGGGAAGCTAGTGTCTGGTTGTCACGTTCTTGAGGAGCTGGTTATGGTTAAAATGACGTGGGACTTTTGTGGCGCTTGCTCTGTCTCAAACCCAACTCTCAAGAGACTGATAATCTATTGTGAGTACGATGATGAGAATCCGGAGAGTGTGTCTTTGGACACTCCAAGTCTGGTCTACTTAGAATTAACTGATACTGTTGCGGCTAAGTATCCAAAAATGAATCTTGATTCGCTTGTTGAAGCTAGCGTAGGCATTAGGATGACACCTGATCAGGTCTTTCGCGGAAGAGATCTAGTAAACCGACATTACGGCTATAAGCTAAGGAAAGACGTAAGTGCAACAGATTTTCTCATGGGAATAAGTCATGTTAAGATCCTTTACCTATCGTCCCAGGCTCTTGAG GTCCTTACTTTCTGCTGTAAAGTAATACCAGTCTTCAACAACTTGATTCATTTAACCATTGAGACTGACCAAGACGTGGATTGGGAATCATTGCCGAACCTACTCAAGAACTGTCCTAATCTAGAAACCCTTGTTTTCGAA GGACTCCATTACGGAGACACAAACCAATGTTTTGATGATGGATACCGTTTCAAAGATACAAACGAATGTTTTGTGACGGGTGCGGACAGGTGTGTATGCAAACCTTGGTTAGGCACTCCGAGTTGGCTATCATCAAGTCCTGTGAAGAAGCTGAAGGTGTTGAAGTTTGGAGAGATCACTAATTATAAGGATGACATGGATAAGCAGTTGGATCTGATCAACCACTTCGTGCAAACCATGCCGAATCTTGAAGAAGTGGTGTTATACTATGATACTCCGTTTGACAGTGATCTGGAAATAGTATCAAACGGATTTCAACAGCTTGAGAAGGTAGCCTCAACCAGATGCAAGATCCAAGTAGTCTCTGATAGCATTAGCTTCACAACTACTGtgcactcttcttcttcttcatcgacaAGTGGACTCGTCTTCTTTAAGAATACCTTCCCGGTTTGA
- the LOC125576211 gene encoding F-box/LRR-repeat protein At3g59210-like isoform X2 translates to MSPRNMDDLPDNLLCQILSNLSTKEAAVTSLLSKRWRHLFALVPNLDFESFSSQHTDHTSFIDFVDRVLKLRGEDHVNKFSLKCGDGFEDEDVYPWISNVLRHGVSDLDLHVSSSLVYWLPSKVFVSKTLVRLKMGPEDGPKVKLRNVCLPKLKTLILDSVVFVEGEIGFAKLLSGCPVLEELSLRNLEWGYWGSCSVASKILKRLTLCCAHCDDNPKSVSFDTPNVVYFKYSDNIAQKYPKLNFDSLVEASIDIRMTNDQKANVRFVSNDDEEEREMVGNATELLMGICNVKTLYLSYDTLETLNFCCEAIPAFSNLTHLTIESNQEVGWESLPELLKNCPNLETLVFQGLTHKATSSPSLTHCPVKFLKILKFGEACDDDDVDMVMEIVMINHFLQKMLNLEQLIVYYNTSIEDDLVEVSSQLQMLPVVASSKCKIQMLSFNGEEA, encoded by the exons ATGTCTCCAAGAAACATGGATGATTTACCAGACAATCTTCTTTGCCAAATCTTATCCAACTTGTCTACAAAAGAAGCTGCTGTGACATCACTTCTCTCAAAAAGATGGCGACATCTGTTTGCCCTTGTACCAAATCTTGATTTCGAGAGCTTTTCCTCTCAGCATACGGATCATAcgagttttatagattttgtggATAGAGTGTTGAAGTTACGAGGGGAAGATCATGTTAACAAGTTCTCTCTAAAATGTGGAGATGGTTTTGAGGATGAAGACGTGTATCCTTGGATATCAAACGTGCTGAGACATGGTGTATCAGATCTTGATCTACACGTCTCTTCCTCATTGGTTTATTGGTTGCCTTCAAAGGTTTTTGTGAGTAAGACACTGGTTAGGCTGAAGATGGGACCTGAAGATGGTCCCAAAGTTAAACTGAGAAATGTTTGTCTTCCAAAGCTCAAGACACTGATTCTAGACTCAGTTGTGTTTGTAGAGGGTGAGATAGGGTTTGCAAAGCTTCTGTCTGGTTGTCCTGTGCTTGAGGAACTAAGTTTGCGTAATCTGGAGTGGGGTTATTGGGGTTCATGCTCTGTAGCTTCCAAAATCCTCAAGAGACTAACGCTATGTTGCGCACACTGTGATGACAATCCAAAGAGTGTATCATTTGATACTCCAAATGTTGTCTACTTCAAATATTCTGATAATATTGCGCAGAAGTATCCAAAACTGAACTTTGATTCGCTGGTTGAAGCCAGTATCGATATtcggatgacaaatgatcagaAAGCAAATGTCAGATTTGTATCTAATGATGATGAGGAGGAAAGAGAGATGGTTGGTAACGCTACAGAGCTTCTTATGGGAATATGCAATGTGAAGACCCTTTACTTATCTTATGACACTCTTGAG acACTTAACTTTTGCTGTGAAGCAATACCAGCGTTTAGCAACTTGACTCATCTAACAATTGAGAGTAACCAAGAAGTGGGATGGGAATCATTGCCAGAACTTCTCAAGAACTGTCCAAATCTTGAAACTCTTGTCTTCCAA GGACTCACTCACAAAGCTACAAGTAGTCCTTCCCTAACACATTGTCCGGTGAAGTTTCTTAAGATATTGAAATTTGGAGAAGCCTGCGATGATGACGATGTGGACATGGTGATGGAGATAGTAATGATCAACCATTTCCTACAGAAGATGTTGAATCTCGAACAGCTCATAGTATACTACAATACATCAATCGAAGATGATCTGGTTGAAGTATCAAGCCAACTTCAGATGCTTCCTGTAGTAGCTTCATCAAAGTGCAAGATCCAA atgttGTCTTTCAATGGAGAAGAAGCTTGA
- the LOC125576211 gene encoding F-box/LRR-repeat protein At3g59210-like isoform X1 gives MSPRNMDDLPDNLLCQILSNLSTKEAAVTSLLSKRWRHLFALVPNLDFESFSSQHTDHTSFIDFVDRVLKLRGEDHVNKFSLKCGDGFEDEDVYPWISNVLRHGVSDLDLHVSSSLVYWLPSKVFVSKTLVRLKMGPEDGPKVKLRNVCLPKLKTLILDSVVFVEGEIGFAKLLSGCPVLEELSLRNLEWGYWGSCSVASKILKRLTLCCAHCDDNPKSVSFDTPNVVYFKYSDNIAQKYPKLNFDSLVEASIDIRMTNDQKANVRFVSNDDEEEREMVGNATELLMGICNVKTLYLSYDTLETLNFCCEAIPAFSNLTHLTIESNQEVGWESLPELLKNCPNLETLVFQGLTHKATSSPSLTHCPVKFLKILKFGEACDDDDVDMVMEIVMINHFLQKMLNLEQLIVYYNTSIEDDLVEVSSQLQMLPVVASSKCKIQVISHNLGLSITLPISL, from the exons ATGTCTCCAAGAAACATGGATGATTTACCAGACAATCTTCTTTGCCAAATCTTATCCAACTTGTCTACAAAAGAAGCTGCTGTGACATCACTTCTCTCAAAAAGATGGCGACATCTGTTTGCCCTTGTACCAAATCTTGATTTCGAGAGCTTTTCCTCTCAGCATACGGATCATAcgagttttatagattttgtggATAGAGTGTTGAAGTTACGAGGGGAAGATCATGTTAACAAGTTCTCTCTAAAATGTGGAGATGGTTTTGAGGATGAAGACGTGTATCCTTGGATATCAAACGTGCTGAGACATGGTGTATCAGATCTTGATCTACACGTCTCTTCCTCATTGGTTTATTGGTTGCCTTCAAAGGTTTTTGTGAGTAAGACACTGGTTAGGCTGAAGATGGGACCTGAAGATGGTCCCAAAGTTAAACTGAGAAATGTTTGTCTTCCAAAGCTCAAGACACTGATTCTAGACTCAGTTGTGTTTGTAGAGGGTGAGATAGGGTTTGCAAAGCTTCTGTCTGGTTGTCCTGTGCTTGAGGAACTAAGTTTGCGTAATCTGGAGTGGGGTTATTGGGGTTCATGCTCTGTAGCTTCCAAAATCCTCAAGAGACTAACGCTATGTTGCGCACACTGTGATGACAATCCAAAGAGTGTATCATTTGATACTCCAAATGTTGTCTACTTCAAATATTCTGATAATATTGCGCAGAAGTATCCAAAACTGAACTTTGATTCGCTGGTTGAAGCCAGTATCGATATtcggatgacaaatgatcagaAAGCAAATGTCAGATTTGTATCTAATGATGATGAGGAGGAAAGAGAGATGGTTGGTAACGCTACAGAGCTTCTTATGGGAATATGCAATGTGAAGACCCTTTACTTATCTTATGACACTCTTGAG acACTTAACTTTTGCTGTGAAGCAATACCAGCGTTTAGCAACTTGACTCATCTAACAATTGAGAGTAACCAAGAAGTGGGATGGGAATCATTGCCAGAACTTCTCAAGAACTGTCCAAATCTTGAAACTCTTGTCTTCCAA GGACTCACTCACAAAGCTACAAGTAGTCCTTCCCTAACACATTGTCCGGTGAAGTTTCTTAAGATATTGAAATTTGGAGAAGCCTGCGATGATGACGATGTGGACATGGTGATGGAGATAGTAATGATCAACCATTTCCTACAGAAGATGTTGAATCTCGAACAGCTCATAGTATACTACAATACATCAATCGAAGATGATCTGGTTGAAGTATCAAGCCAACTTCAGATGCTTCCTGTAGTAGCTTCATCAAAGTGCAAGATCCAAGTAATCTCTCATAACCTCGGCTTATCAATTACTCTGCCCATTTCCTTGTAG
- the LOC125576213 gene encoding F-box/LRR-repeat protein At3g59250-like, translating into MISSKKMDRISNLPEALISHILSFLPTEESALTSVLSKKWRYLFADRPNLDFDGSVIRFHPDTCESDILRVFTRFVDRVLMLQGNSTVDDFSLKCGHGVESDCVRNWILNVLERGVSDLDLHFNLVGVSLPSEVFMSKSLERLRIESKKVIPMDMEDVFLPKLKTLYVNKVMLGEGDDCFEKVTSGCHVLEELVLINVYSDFWNRSVSSKTLKSLILSCCMEFDKNPDSVSFDTPNVVYLEYSDYVSGKYPKVNFNSLVEASIDLAMTSEQHELASYEHLVGDVTDFLMGIRSVQTLYISANTLEVYSIVL; encoded by the coding sequence ATGATCAGTTCCAAGAAGATGGATAGAATCAGCAATCTACCAGAAGCTCTGATTAGCCACATATTGTCATTCCTCCCCACAGAAGAGTCTGCTTTGACTTCAGTTCTCTCCAAAAAATGGCGGTATCTGTTTGCTGACAGACCAAACCTTGACTTCGATGGCTCGGTCATACGTTTTCATCCTGATACGTGTGAATCTGACATTCTAAGAGTCTTTACTCGTTTTGTGGATAGAGTGTTGATGTTGCAAGGAAACTCCACTGTAGACGATTTCTCTTTAAAGTGTGGACATGGTGTTGAATCAGACTGTGTCAGAAACTGGATACTAAATGTGTTGGAACGTGGTGTATCGGATCTTGATTTACACTTCAACCTGGTTGGAGTTTCTCTCCCTTCAGAGGTTTTTATGAGCAAGTCACTGGAGAGGCTGAGGATAGAATCCAAAAAGGTTATTCCCATGGATATGGAAGATGTGTTTCTTCCAAAACTCAAGACTCTTTACGTCAACAAAGTCATGTTAGGTGAAGGTGATGATTGCTTTGAAAAGGTCACTTCTGGTTGTCATGTCCTTGAAGAGTTGGTTCTGATTAATGTCTACTCTGATTTTTGGAACCGTTCTGTCTCTTCCAAAACCCTCAAGAGTCTGATCCTATCTTGTTGTATGGAATTTGATAAAAATCCGGATAGCGTTTCTTTTGATACGCCCAATGTTGTCTACTTGGAGTACTCTGATTATGTTTCAGGCAAGTATCCAAAGGTGAACTTTAATTCACTTGTTGAAGCTAGCATCGACCTTGCAATGACAAGTGAGCAGCATGAACTTGCAAGCTATGAACATTTGGTGGGCGATGTAACAGATTTTCTCATGGGAATACGCAGTGTTCAGACCCTTTACATATCTGCCAACACTCTTGAGGTATATAGTATAGTATTGTAA
- the LOC106353157 gene encoding pirin-1-like → MSLRQVIKKISADLENEGDGAVVRKSITKIHHELLDPFVSLVEFSVSPLGGFRDHPHRGFESVTYMLQGGIIYQDFNGHKITIHEGDVQWMTAGKGIIHSEMPEEKVNNGLQLWINLPSVDKMFK, encoded by the exons ATGTCATTGCGTCAGGTCATTAAGAAGATATCTGCAGATCTTGAGAATGAAGGTGATGGTGCTGTTGTTAGAAAAAGCATCACcaa GATTCACCATGAGTTATTGGACCCGTTTGTATCACTAGTAGAATTTTCCG TTTCACCTCTAGGTGGATTCAGAGACCATCCTCACAGAG GTTTTGAAAGTGTTACATACATGCTACAG GGAGGAATCATATACCAAGACTTCAATGGTCATAAGATTACAATCCATGAAGGAGATGTTCAG TGGATGACAGCAGGAAAAGGAATCATACATTCTGAGATGCCTGAAGAAAAAGTTAACAACGGCTTACAGCTTTGGATCAACCTCCCTTCCGTTGATAAAATGTTCAAATAG
- the LOC125576214 gene encoding putative pirin-like protein At3g59260 has product MCSLVFNSIDPKAVELSSSEIPRAEEDGVEVKVIAGESMGVQSLSYTKVPIMFLDFTLQPRAQTHQTVPESWTAFAYVIDGEEGVFSTSDSSTVQAHSVVVFGKGDGVSVLNTSSSKLLRFLLIAGEPIGEPVVQHGPFVMNSQAEIDLTIGDYRNAKNGFEGAKSWRSE; this is encoded by the coding sequence ATGTGTTCTTTGGTTTTCAACAGCATTGATCCAAAAGCCGTAGAACTGTCTAGTTCAGAGATTCCAAGAGCAGAAGAAGATGGAGTAGAGGTCAAAGTCATAGCCGGAGAGTCAATGGGAGTTCAATCTCTTTCCTACACAAAAGTACCAATCATGTTCCTTGACTTTACTCTCCAGCCAAGAGCTCAAACTCACCAGACCGTTCCAGAGTCATGGACCGCCTTTGCCTATGTTATAGATGGTGAGGAAGGCGTGTTTAGCACCTCGGACTCTTCCACTGTACAAGCACATAGTGTTGTGGTGTTTGGAAAAGGGGATGGAGTTAGCGTGTTGAATACGTCAAGCTCTAAGCTGTTGAGGTTCTTGTTGATTGCAGGGGAACCTATCGGTGAGCCTGTGGTTCAGCATGGTCCATTTGTGATGAACTCACAGGCTGAGATTGATCTGACCATTGGGGACTATCGCAATGCCAAGAATGGCTTTGAAGGAGCTAAGTCTTGGAGGTCAGAGTAA
- the LOC106356816 gene encoding putative F-box protein At1g58310, with translation MNLEFDDSIRMHPGVRRQERDKIRRCFIRLVDSKLDLHRNGPLNRLSIKCKDDVGPAPVIRWISKVLNRHVTELVLNISSHWSWPLSSEVDSSVTMCQEFWESCSVSSITLKRLTFRFKQMVYDNPKSVSFDTPNLVYFEYSDAIADTYPNVNFPLLVEASLDLRMTHEQIGQAKLSDDDIAKEKEGTMVGNATVLLMGICNVKKLYLSDNTLEVLAFCCKPMPVYNNLVHLTIKTHPNVEWESLTALLKNCQNLETLVFEGLLHRYGMNCGSGECLCKPWEEEEVPTCLSSSPVKVLEIMKFGDICEDEDMDKMMEQVEYFLETMPNLEQLIIHYETDIDEDVVEVLSQFQMVSREGLSKCKIQVISDNLNLSST, from the exons ATGAATCTTGAATTTGATGACTCAATCAGGATGCATCCTGGAGTGAGAAGACAAGAACGGGACAAGATTCGAAGATGTTTTATAAGACTTGTCGATAGTAAACTGGATTTACACAGGAATGGTCCTTTAAACAGACTCTCCATCAAGTGCAAAGATGACGTTGGTCCAGCTCCTGTCATTCGTTGGATAAGCAAAGTTCTGAACCGTCATGTTACAGAACTTGTTCTAAACATCTCTTCTCATTGGTCTTGGCCTCTCTCTTCCGAGGTTGATTCGAGTGTAACAATGTGTCAAGAATTTTGGGAATCTTGCTCCGTATCTAGCATTACCCTCAAGAGACTAACGTTCCGGTTTAAACAAATGGTTTATGATAATCCAAAGAGTGTATCGTTTGATACTCCAAATCTTGTCTACTTTGAGTATTCTGATGCTATTGCAGATACCTATCCAAACGTGAATTTTCCTTTACTTGTTGAAGCTAGTCTCGATCTGCGAATGACTCATGAACAGATCGGTCAGGCTAAACTTTCAGACGATGATATAGCTAAAGAAAAAGAGGGAACTATGGTTGGGAATGCAACGGTTCTTCTTATGGGAATATGCAATGTTAAGAAGCTTTACTTATCTGACAACACTCTTGAG GTTCTTGCTTTCTGCTGCAAACCAATGCCGGTTTACAACAACCTCGTTCATCTAACTATCAAGACTCACCCAAATGTAGAATGGGAATCACTGACTGCACTTCTCAAGAACTGTCAAAATCTTGAAACTCTTGTCTTCGAA GGACTTCTCCATAGATATGGAATGAATTGTGGAAGTGGAGAGTGCCTATGCAAACcatgggaggaggaggaggttccTACTTGCTTATCATCAAGTCCTGTGAAGGTCCTTGAGATAATGAAGTTTGGAGATATCTGTGAAGATGAGGACATGGATAAAATGATGGAGCAAGTTGAGTACTTCCTTGAGACGATGCCAAATCTTGAACAACTCATAATACACTATGAGACGGATATTGATGAAGATGTGGTGGAAGTTTTAAGCCAGTTTCAGATGGTTTCTAGAGAAGGATTAAGCAAGTGTAAGATTCAAGTCATCTCTGATAACCTCAACTTGTCATCTACTTAA
- the LOC106356814 gene encoding mitochondrial import inner membrane translocase subunit PAM16 like 2-like, giving the protein MASRIIAQFIVMGSGILGRAFFQAYRQAIANASKTGVAQEAMQNAVRKAGKAINAQEARQILGVTEQTSWEEILLKYDKLFENNAKAGSFYLQSKVVRAKECLEVVYRTKANL; this is encoded by the exons ATG GCTAGTAGAATAATTGCGCAGTTCATTGTGATGGGTTCTGGGATATTGGGTCGTGCTTTCTTTCAAGCCTATCGTCAAGCCATTGCTA ATGCATCTAAAACTGGCGTTGCACAGGAAGCAATGCAGAATGCAGTACGCAAAGCAGGAAAAGCCATTAACGCGCAAGAGGCTAGGCAGATTCTCGGTGTAACCGAGCAGACCTCTTGGGAAGAGATTTTACTG AAATACGACAAGCTATTTGAGAATAACGCCAAAGCTGGGAGCTTTTACCTTCAGTCGAAAGTTGTTCGAGCCAAAGAATGTCTCGAAGTTGTGTACAGGACCAAAGCCAATTTGTag